From Enterococcus wangshanyuanii, the proteins below share one genomic window:
- the smc gene encoding chromosome segregation protein SMC gives MYLKRIEIAGFKSFADRTVIEFENGVTAVVGPNGSGKSNITEAIRWVLGEQSAKSLRGGKMPDIIFAGSEGRKALNIAEVTVVLDNSDHFLPLDFTEISVTRRFRRTGESDFFINKQACRLKDIHDLFMDSGLGKESFSIISQGKVEAIFNSKPEDRRGIFEEAAGVLKYKQRKKKAEQKLFETEDNLSRVQDIIYELEDQLTPLAAQSEAAKEFLKLKETLTEIDVSLTVTEIESAKAVWEVKTAELTEIESKLNVASKKIRDSEDELFQLRGKRNKLDEQIEQEQQQLLQITEALKQTEGQKDVLVERSKHTMQTTSEYQQSLEENAEKITRYREEVQELQTKVTEKKAQREAFVEAIKASELEVEKYSKSSKELLEELRSQYVEVMQEQANTTNDLKYLERQYQQETAKNQQSIQKHEALEKQMAEALADKEQVTADLTASEQSLTNQREQYTQLKHQLDQKQGQLAAKQKQMYQAMNQVQQAKARQKSLQEIQENYSGFYQGVRAVLKHKDQLTGIVGAVAELIDVPKEYTVAIETALGGAAQHVVVESEKDGRAGITFLKQQHSGRATFLPLTTIKPRSVSSAIRDRVGNVSGFLGIASEVVRFSDEVSNVIQNLLGVTLLAENLESANQLAKAVNYQYRVVSLEGDVMNSGGSMTGGANKRGNQGSLFSQTQELQTLTEQMERVEKQLAATEKEVQQLTDEVKQLNEELEQLRSTGEISRLKQQELQNKLANQEETITRLTKEQRLFEFEARELHQFLTEYQARKEELTEQQQTLDQQRNSLDQEMKQVDQEASQMETLRAEAFERYNQIQADQAVAAEQLAHLTEQLSEKQTQLDEFLARETALHQQLQQLNDNSTDHQVTEESLAVQMKQLAEKREQLQNSIQEAKTNRQQLQEQVDQIDTGLAEENKQQQHLLTEQTKIEVEKNRSEIKLDNSLQYLQEEYSLTFERANEDYELTIDQEQAKIEVKRLKRDIERLGPVNLNAIEQYEQVNERHEFLVSQRDDLLDAKDQLFETMSEMDEEVKTRFSEVFEAIRAQFKVVFPNMFGGGRAELILTDPNDLLNTGVEIEAQPPGKKLQNLSLLSGGERALTAIALLFSIIRVRPVPFCVLDEVEAALDDANVSRFGHYLSEFEDDTQFIVVTHRKGTMEAADVLYGVTMQESGVSKIVSVRLEEVKEGGAIVAES, from the coding sequence GTGTATTTAAAACGAATTGAGATCGCAGGATTTAAATCCTTTGCGGATCGAACCGTTATAGAATTTGAAAATGGAGTGACTGCTGTCGTAGGTCCAAACGGCAGTGGAAAAAGCAACATCACCGAAGCGATCCGCTGGGTTTTAGGCGAACAATCGGCAAAAAGTCTTCGCGGCGGAAAGATGCCGGACATTATTTTTGCCGGATCGGAAGGTCGTAAAGCATTGAATATAGCCGAAGTAACGGTTGTATTAGATAATAGTGATCATTTTTTACCTTTGGATTTTACTGAAATCAGTGTAACACGTCGGTTTCGTCGAACAGGCGAAAGTGATTTTTTCATCAACAAACAAGCCTGCCGCTTAAAAGATATTCATGATTTATTTATGGATTCGGGGTTAGGGAAAGAGTCATTTTCGATCATCTCCCAAGGGAAAGTCGAAGCGATTTTTAACAGTAAGCCAGAAGACCGCCGCGGTATTTTTGAAGAAGCAGCAGGAGTGTTGAAATACAAGCAGCGTAAGAAAAAAGCCGAGCAGAAATTATTTGAAACAGAAGATAATTTAAGCCGTGTTCAAGATATCATTTATGAATTAGAAGACCAACTGACTCCTCTAGCTGCCCAAAGCGAAGCGGCGAAGGAGTTTTTAAAGCTGAAAGAGACGTTGACCGAAATAGATGTAAGCTTGACCGTCACAGAAATCGAGTCGGCCAAGGCTGTTTGGGAAGTCAAAACAGCAGAACTGACGGAAATCGAAAGTAAGTTAAATGTAGCAAGTAAAAAAATCCGTGATTCTGAAGACGAATTGTTCCAACTTAGAGGAAAACGCAACAAGTTGGATGAACAAATCGAGCAAGAGCAGCAGCAATTGCTGCAAATCACAGAAGCATTGAAGCAAACAGAAGGCCAAAAAGATGTTTTAGTTGAACGCTCAAAACACACGATGCAGACAACAAGTGAGTATCAGCAATCTTTAGAAGAAAACGCTGAAAAAATCACACGCTACCGTGAAGAGGTACAAGAGCTACAAACCAAAGTAACAGAGAAAAAAGCTCAACGTGAAGCATTCGTTGAAGCGATCAAAGCGTCTGAGCTGGAAGTTGAAAAATACAGTAAATCATCAAAAGAATTGCTGGAAGAACTGCGTAGCCAATATGTTGAAGTAATGCAGGAGCAAGCCAATACAACGAATGATTTGAAGTATCTGGAACGCCAGTATCAGCAGGAAACGGCTAAAAATCAGCAATCGATCCAAAAACACGAAGCGCTGGAAAAACAAATGGCGGAAGCCTTGGCTGACAAAGAACAAGTGACCGCTGATTTAACGGCTTCAGAACAGTCATTAACAAACCAAAGAGAGCAATATACTCAGCTGAAACATCAGCTGGATCAAAAGCAAGGTCAGTTGGCAGCTAAACAAAAACAAATGTATCAAGCAATGAATCAAGTCCAACAAGCCAAAGCACGCCAAAAAAGCCTGCAGGAAATCCAAGAAAATTACTCTGGTTTTTATCAAGGGGTTCGTGCAGTTTTAAAACATAAAGACCAATTGACAGGAATCGTTGGCGCTGTAGCGGAATTGATCGATGTTCCAAAAGAATATACAGTTGCGATCGAGACGGCTTTAGGCGGCGCGGCACAGCATGTTGTCGTTGAATCTGAAAAAGACGGTCGTGCAGGTATTACATTTTTAAAACAACAGCATAGCGGTCGGGCAACTTTTTTACCATTAACGACGATCAAGCCTAGAAGTGTTTCCAGTGCTATCCGGGATCGTGTTGGCAACGTGTCAGGGTTTTTAGGGATCGCAAGTGAAGTGGTTCGTTTTTCTGATGAAGTCAGTAACGTTATCCAAAATCTTTTGGGTGTAACTTTATTAGCAGAAAATCTCGAAAGTGCCAACCAGCTAGCAAAAGCGGTCAATTATCAATATCGCGTGGTTTCTTTAGAAGGAGACGTTATGAACTCCGGTGGTTCAATGACCGGTGGTGCAAATAAACGCGGTAATCAAGGTAGCCTGTTTTCACAAACACAAGAGCTGCAAACATTGACTGAACAAATGGAACGTGTGGAAAAACAGCTGGCAGCGACTGAAAAAGAAGTCCAACAGCTGACAGATGAAGTCAAGCAGTTGAATGAGGAGCTTGAGCAACTACGTTCAACGGGCGAAATCAGCCGTTTGAAACAGCAGGAACTTCAAAATAAATTGGCCAATCAGGAAGAGACGATCACTCGTTTAACAAAAGAACAACGTCTTTTTGAATTTGAAGCACGTGAGCTGCACCAGTTTTTAACTGAATATCAAGCAAGAAAAGAAGAGCTGACGGAACAACAGCAAACACTTGATCAACAGAGAAACAGCTTAGATCAGGAAATGAAGCAGGTCGATCAAGAAGCAAGCCAGATGGAAACTTTACGGGCAGAGGCGTTTGAACGATACAATCAGATTCAGGCAGATCAGGCAGTAGCGGCAGAACAGCTTGCTCATTTGACTGAACAATTATCTGAAAAACAAACTCAGCTAGATGAATTTTTAGCACGAGAAACAGCTTTACATCAACAATTGCAACAGCTAAATGACAATTCAACGGATCATCAGGTCACTGAAGAAAGTTTAGCCGTTCAAATGAAGCAATTGGCTGAAAAAAGAGAACAATTACAAAACAGCATCCAAGAAGCTAAAACGAATCGTCAACAGTTGCAAGAGCAGGTCGATCAAATCGATACTGGGTTAGCGGAAGAAAATAAACAGCAGCAGCATTTATTGACGGAGCAAACCAAGATCGAGGTCGAGAAGAACCGTTCTGAAATCAAATTGGATAATTCCTTGCAATATTTGCAAGAGGAGTATAGTTTGACCTTTGAACGTGCCAATGAAGATTATGAGCTGACGATCGATCAAGAACAGGCGAAGATCGAGGTGAAACGGTTGAAACGTGACATCGAACGTTTAGGTCCAGTCAATCTGAATGCGATCGAACAATATGAGCAGGTCAATGAACGGCATGAATTTTTAGTATCACAGCGCGATGATTTGCTGGATGCTAAAGATCAATTATTTGAAACGATGAGTGAGATGGACGAAGAAGTTAAAACACGCTTTAGTGAAGTGTTTGAAGCGATTCGCGCCCAATTCAAAGTTGTCTTTCCAAACATGTTCGGCGGTGGTCGGGCAGAATTGATCTTGACTGATCCAAACGACTTATTGAATACAGGGGTAGAAATCGAAGCACAGCCGCCAGGTAAAAAACTGCAAAATTTAAGTCTGCTTTCAGGTGGAGAACGGGCTTTAACGGCAATCGCTTTGTTGTTCTCGATCATTCGTGTACGCCCGGTACCGTTTTGTGTGCTTGATGAGGTGGAAGCAGCGTTGGATGATGCCAACGTTTCACGATTTGGTCATTACTTGAGCGAGTTTGAAGATGATACTCAGTTCATCGTGGTCACCCACCGTAAAGGAACGATGGAGGCTGCTGATGTACTGTACGGTGTGACAATGCAGGAATCAGGCGTGTCTAAGATCGTTTCGGTTCGATTGGAAGAAGTCAAAGAAGGCGGAGCGATCGTTGCGGAAAGCTGA
- the ndk gene encoding nucleoside-diphosphate kinase, which translates to MEQTLIIIKPDGVKRKLVGEILQRFERKQLTIRQLKVAMMTRELAEEHYAHVKKFDFFEDMMDYMTSSEVIYLVLEGEAVIKTVRTMIGATNCLEAAPGTIRGDYGNNSYHNIIHASDSPEAAQTEIQRFFGE; encoded by the coding sequence ATGGAGCAGACATTGATTATTATTAAACCGGATGGTGTGAAGCGTAAGCTAGTGGGAGAAATCCTTCAACGTTTTGAAAGAAAGCAACTAACGATCCGTCAACTAAAGGTGGCAATGATGACTCGGGAATTAGCAGAGGAACATTATGCCCATGTGAAAAAATTTGATTTCTTTGAAGATATGATGGACTACATGACTTCTTCTGAGGTGATTTATCTTGTTTTAGAGGGAGAAGCAGTCATAAAAACGGTCAGAACGATGATCGGAGCAACCAATTGTCTGGAGGCTGCACCTGGAACGATTCGTGGAGATTACGGGAATAATAGTTATCACAATATTATCCATGCCTCCGATTCACCAGAAGCAGCACAAACAGAAATCCAACGATTTTTTGGTGAGTAA
- a CDS encoding oligopeptide ABC transporter substrate-binding protein, with amino-acid sequence MRNKKLVGLLTVTAALTMTLTACDGSKKSDSGNKNVETEDISKFTMAVKNDQDPIKGGTLDVAVASDTQFKGLFSEVYYQDAYDNYYMRPSHEGLFSYDKDFVITEDGAATLDLDVDDKKATITLKDDIKWSDGEPVTADDLIYPYEVIGNKEYTGIRYDDNFTNIVGMDEYHDGKVDAISGIKKIDDQTVEVTYKEMNPGMLQLDGGVYTSAMPKHIFKDIPIKDQEKSDAVRKNPVTFGPYYMSKIVTGESVEYLPNEHYYKGKPKLEKIVFTNVPTASIVEALKAKKYDMVYSMPTDNFPTYKDTEDYQMLGREELAYTYIGFKLGTYDKDKGESVLNPDAKMADVNLRQAMGYAVDNDAIGQKFYNGLRSGATTLIPPIFKTLHNSDIKGYQYDLEKAKKLLDDAGYKDTDDDGLREDPDGEKLTINFASMAGGETAQPLADYYLQQWKEIGLDVKLATGRLIDFQAFYDKVKNDDPEIDVFQAAWSVSSAPSPAGLYSRSAAFNYSRFVSEENDKLLSAIDSKESFDDEKRKEAYDAWQEYMFEQAPVIPTLYRNEIMPVNNRVKSFTWNYEDTRDYYNIELTAEKR; translated from the coding sequence GTGAGAAACAAGAAATTAGTGGGATTACTTACAGTAACGGCAGCTTTAACAATGACATTAACTGCGTGTGATGGTAGTAAAAAATCTGATTCAGGGAATAAGAACGTTGAAACAGAAGATATCAGTAAATTTACAATGGCAGTTAAAAACGATCAGGATCCAATCAAAGGCGGAACATTGGATGTTGCAGTTGCGTCAGATACGCAGTTTAAGGGACTATTTTCAGAAGTCTATTATCAAGATGCTTACGATAATTATTACATGAGACCATCTCATGAAGGACTATTCTCCTATGATAAAGACTTTGTTATTACTGAAGATGGGGCAGCGACGTTAGATTTGGATGTTGATGATAAAAAAGCGACAATTACATTGAAGGATGACATTAAGTGGTCAGATGGTGAACCCGTAACAGCGGATGATCTGATCTATCCTTATGAAGTGATTGGGAACAAAGAATATACTGGTATTCGCTATGATGACAATTTTACCAATATAGTCGGAATGGATGAGTATCATGATGGTAAAGTAGATGCGATTTCTGGAATCAAGAAAATCGATGATCAAACAGTTGAAGTGACTTATAAAGAAATGAATCCGGGGATGTTGCAATTAGACGGTGGTGTTTATACAAGTGCGATGCCAAAACATATCTTTAAAGATATACCGATCAAAGACCAAGAAAAAAGTGATGCGGTCCGTAAAAATCCTGTAACATTCGGTCCATACTATATGAGTAAAATTGTAACGGGTGAATCTGTAGAGTATTTACCAAATGAACATTATTATAAAGGAAAACCTAAATTAGAGAAAATCGTGTTCACAAATGTGCCGACAGCTTCGATCGTTGAAGCACTGAAAGCGAAAAAATATGACATGGTTTACTCAATGCCGACAGATAACTTCCCGACATATAAAGATACGGAAGATTATCAAATGCTGGGTCGTGAAGAGTTAGCGTATACCTATATTGGGTTCAAATTAGGAACATACGATAAAGATAAAGGTGAATCCGTTTTAAACCCTGATGCAAAAATGGCTGATGTGAATTTACGCCAAGCAATGGGCTATGCGGTAGATAATGATGCGATCGGACAAAAATTCTATAACGGCTTGCGTTCAGGAGCAACAACGCTGATTCCACCAATTTTTAAAACATTGCACAATTCTGATATCAAAGGGTACCAATACGATTTAGAAAAAGCTAAAAAACTTTTGGATGATGCAGGTTACAAGGATACAGATGATGATGGACTGAGAGAAGATCCTGATGGGGAAAAATTAACAATCAACTTTGCTTCAATGGCAGGTGGGGAAACGGCTCAACCATTAGCTGATTACTATCTACAACAATGGAAAGAAATTGGTTTAGATGTGAAGCTGGCAACGGGTCGTTTGATCGATTTCCAAGCATTCTATGATAAGGTCAAAAATGATGATCCGGAGATCGATGTATTCCAAGCCGCTTGGAGTGTAAGCAGTGCGCCTTCACCAGCTGGCTTATACAGTAGAAGTGCTGCTTTTAACTATTCACGTTTTGTTTCAGAAGAAAATGATAAGCTGTTGAGTGCAATTGATTCAAAGGAATCATTTGATGATGAAAAACGTAAAGAAGCGTATGATGCGTGGCAAGAGTATATGTTTGAACAAGCACCAGTTATTCCGACATTATATAGAAACGAAATCATGCCAGTAAATAATCGCGTAAAATCCTTTACTTGGAATTATGAAGATACAAGAGATTATTATAACATCGAGCTCACAGCTGAAAAGCGCTAA
- a CDS encoding Cof-type HAD-IIB family hydrolase: MIKLVAIDLDGTLLDSKKEISARNKAVLAQAKAAGVKVVLCTGRPLAAIEGYLETLDLRDNGDYSITFNGGLVQKNDTGEIIEKNPMPLEDIHILHGLAKTLNVPLDILSDGIVLQLPVSKEYTSLYSQLNNLLTFEPVELVQLTTERIYNKAVVAIDEDYLDEQIKKIPSEFYEKYEVIKTRSNLLEFMPKGITKAYGISLLAKDLNIKQEEIMTIGDEENDLPMIEYAGLGVAMENAVPRVKELADVITDTNDNDGVAKAVEKFVLEPLKGGN, translated from the coding sequence TTGATTAAATTGGTTGCCATTGATTTGGATGGGACGTTATTAGATAGTAAGAAGGAAATTTCAGCTAGGAATAAAGCTGTTTTAGCACAAGCAAAGGCAGCGGGGGTTAAGGTTGTTCTTTGTACAGGGCGTCCTTTAGCTGCGATAGAAGGGTATCTTGAAACGTTGGATTTGCGTGATAATGGTGATTATAGTATTACCTTCAATGGTGGATTGGTTCAAAAAAATGATACGGGTGAAATCATTGAAAAAAATCCAATGCCGCTTGAAGATATCCATATCCTGCATGGATTAGCTAAAACCTTGAATGTACCTTTGGATATTCTATCTGATGGGATAGTTCTTCAATTACCAGTTTCTAAAGAGTACACTTCTTTATACAGTCAGCTGAATAATCTATTGACCTTTGAGCCGGTAGAATTGGTGCAATTGACGACAGAGCGAATTTATAACAAAGCTGTTGTAGCAATCGATGAAGATTATCTGGATGAACAAATCAAAAAAATTCCTAGTGAATTCTATGAAAAATACGAAGTCATCAAGACGAGAAGTAATTTATTAGAATTCATGCCGAAAGGAATCACTAAAGCATACGGTATTTCTTTATTAGCAAAAGACTTGAACATCAAGCAAGAGGAAATCATGACGATCGGTGATGAGGAAAATGATTTGCCGATGATCGAATACGCTGGTCTAGGTGTGGCTATGGAAAATGCGGTGCCTCGTGTGAAAGAATTAGCGGATGTGATCACTGATACAAATGATAATGATGGTGTAGCTAAAGCAGTGGAGAAATTTGTTTTAGAACCGTTGAAAGGAGGAAACTAA
- the ftsY gene encoding signal recognition particle-docking protein FtsY has translation MGFFDKIKKAFMNEKETKPAEIETDETLEETAADSEVSAPEETEIDSLQEQVEAESEIEVDSVIEPELEVELEPEPAANDVLPEEVPEPEVAEEIQEEIIVQEKYEKGLEKTRKTFGERLNELFANFRSVDEDFFEELEETLIGADVGFDTAIKITEQLRQEVKLRNAKKTAVIQNIIIEKMVDLYEAEGVEENNALNIQTDGLTVMLFVGVNGVGKTTSIGKLAHEFKQDGKKVLMAAADTFRAGAIDQLVVWGERAGVEVVRGNAGGDPAAVVFDAVERAKAENADILLVDTAGRLQNKVNLMKELEKIKRVIQRELPDAPHEVLLVVDATTGQNAMSQAKQFKETTDVTGLVLTKLDGTAKGGIVLAIRNELHLPVKLVGLGEGINDLEPFDANDFAVGLFKGLLKEED, from the coding sequence GTGGGATTTTTTGATAAGATAAAAAAGGCTTTTATGAATGAAAAGGAAACGAAGCCAGCTGAAATCGAAACAGATGAGACATTAGAAGAAACAGCAGCCGATTCAGAAGTTTCTGCCCCAGAAGAAACTGAAATCGATTCTTTGCAAGAACAAGTAGAAGCAGAATCAGAAATAGAGGTCGATTCAGTCATAGAACCAGAACTTGAGGTCGAATTAGAGCCAGAGCCTGCGGCAAATGACGTGCTGCCGGAAGAGGTCCCTGAACCGGAAGTAGCTGAAGAAATTCAAGAAGAAATCATCGTACAAGAAAAGTATGAAAAAGGCTTGGAAAAAACTCGGAAAACCTTTGGTGAACGTCTAAATGAATTATTTGCTAATTTCCGTTCCGTCGATGAAGACTTTTTTGAAGAACTGGAAGAAACCTTGATCGGTGCCGATGTTGGTTTCGATACAGCAATCAAAATCACAGAGCAACTGCGTCAGGAAGTAAAATTGCGCAATGCCAAAAAAACTGCTGTGATCCAAAATATAATCATTGAAAAAATGGTGGATTTATATGAAGCAGAAGGTGTCGAAGAAAACAATGCATTGAATATCCAAACCGATGGATTGACTGTCATGCTTTTTGTGGGTGTAAATGGTGTTGGGAAAACAACCAGCATTGGTAAATTGGCTCATGAATTCAAGCAAGACGGTAAGAAAGTGTTGATGGCAGCAGCAGATACCTTTAGAGCAGGTGCGATCGATCAATTAGTTGTTTGGGGCGAACGTGCTGGCGTAGAAGTTGTTCGTGGCAATGCCGGTGGAGATCCAGCAGCGGTCGTCTTTGACGCAGTAGAGCGAGCGAAAGCGGAGAATGCGGATATCCTTTTGGTTGATACGGCTGGTCGTCTACAAAATAAAGTCAATTTAATGAAGGAATTAGAAAAAATCAAGCGCGTGATCCAACGTGAACTGCCTGATGCACCACATGAGGTATTACTTGTTGTCGATGCGACAACGGGACAAAATGCCATGTCTCAAGCAAAACAATTTAAAGAAACGACTGATGTGACTGGTTTGGTTCTTACTAAGTTAGATGGAACAGCCAAAGGCGGGATCGTTTTAGCAATCAGAAATGAACTGCATTTGCCAGTTAAATTAGTTGGTTTAGGTGAAGGAATCAATGACTTAGAACCGTTTGATGCGAATGACTTCGCGGTAGGGCTATTTAAAGGTTTATTAAAAGAAGAAGACTAA
- the rnc gene encoding ribonuclease III, whose translation MDNQLTTELKERYGIVFHDVNLLEQAFTHSSYVNEHRYLKLSDNERLEFLGDAVLELLVSQYLYQQFPEMPEGKLTKMRAAIVREDSLSKFAKECHFDQYILLGKGEENSGGRQRPALLCDLFEAFLGALYLDQKVGAAKKFIAEVVFPKIDAGAFSHEMDHKTHLQEVLQRQGDVTIDYRLVNEEGPAHDRIFSIEVYVDGKLIGTGQGKSKKLAEQDAAERALKKHPE comes from the coding sequence ATGGACAATCAGTTAACTACCGAACTAAAAGAACGTTACGGCATTGTTTTCCATGATGTCAACCTATTAGAACAAGCTTTTACGCATTCATCCTATGTGAATGAGCATCGCTATTTAAAACTGTCTGATAATGAACGATTAGAATTTCTAGGAGATGCAGTATTGGAGTTATTGGTTTCTCAATATTTATACCAACAATTCCCGGAAATGCCGGAAGGCAAACTGACAAAAATGCGTGCGGCGATCGTTCGCGAAGATAGTTTATCAAAATTTGCAAAAGAATGTCATTTCGACCAATATATTCTTCTAGGAAAAGGAGAAGAAAATTCTGGCGGCCGTCAACGCCCTGCCTTGTTATGTGATCTATTTGAAGCATTTTTGGGTGCATTATACTTAGATCAAAAAGTTGGCGCAGCGAAGAAATTTATTGCAGAAGTGGTTTTTCCAAAAATCGATGCTGGTGCTTTTTCACATGAGATGGATCACAAAACACATTTACAAGAAGTATTGCAACGTCAAGGGGACGTAACGATCGACTATCGTTTAGTCAACGAAGAAGGGCCTGCACATGATCGGATTTTTTCGATCGAAGTGTATGTCGATGGAAAATTGATTGGAACGGGACAAGGAAAGTCGAAGAAATTAGCAGAACAGGATGCCGCTGAACGAGCGCTGAAAAAACATCCTGAGTAA
- a CDS encoding SDR family NAD(P)-dependent oxidoreductase: MEMGIKGKKALVTGSTKGIGKAIALELAKEGADVLINGRKDQEVQQLVKEIKEAYPATSPQAATGDIVDPEQREKLFAQFPKVDILINNMGIFQPMAYEDIDDATWERFFRTNVLAANDLVKFYLPTMLEENFGRVIFIASEEAIMPSGEMPQYSMTKTMQLSLAKSLSKLTKGTLVTVNTIMPGSTMTEGVRDMIEEMYPDPELPLEEKERLFMINNRPLSQIQRLIDPTEIGRLVAFVSSPYASAFSGVAIRMDGGMVPTIF; this comes from the coding sequence ATGGAAATGGGCATCAAAGGTAAAAAGGCGTTGGTCACTGGATCAACGAAAGGAATCGGTAAAGCGATTGCTTTAGAACTGGCAAAAGAAGGCGCTGACGTGCTGATCAACGGTCGCAAGGATCAAGAAGTACAGCAGCTAGTCAAAGAAATCAAAGAAGCTTATCCTGCAACGTCACCCCAGGCAGCAACTGGAGATATCGTCGATCCAGAACAGCGTGAAAAATTATTTGCGCAATTCCCTAAAGTCGATATTCTTATCAATAATATGGGGATTTTCCAGCCAATGGCTTATGAAGACATCGACGATGCAACGTGGGAACGTTTCTTTCGGACTAACGTTTTAGCCGCAAATGATTTAGTTAAATTTTACTTGCCAACTATGCTAGAAGAAAATTTCGGCAGAGTCATCTTTATTGCCAGCGAAGAAGCCATCATGCCTTCTGGAGAAATGCCGCAATACAGTATGACTAAAACAATGCAGCTTTCTTTAGCTAAAAGTTTGTCCAAGCTTACAAAGGGCACTTTGGTCACTGTTAACACGATCATGCCTGGCTCTACAATGACCGAAGGCGTTCGTGACATGATCGAGGAAATGTATCCTGATCCTGAATTACCTTTAGAAGAAAAAGAACGATTATTTATGATCAACAACCGACCATTGTCGCAAATCCAACGCTTGATCGATCCAACTGAGATTGGTCGTTTGGTGGCTTTTGTTAGTAGTCCGTATGCTTCTGCTTTTAGCGGAGTGGCGATTCGAATGGATGGCGGTATGGTACCGACGATCTTTTAA
- a CDS encoding aldo/keto reductase: MIHSLTDTVLLNNGVKMPGFGLGVFQVSNEDTIFSVQKAIEAGYISIDTAQIYGNEEGVGEGIRRGLAATGKKREDLFITTKIWNHQLDYDQTITAFNESLLKLGLDYVDLYLIHWPGNNEFLTPWKAMEDLYAAGKIKAIGVSNFEIHHLETLLEAAKVIPVLNQVELHPRMAQKEMRSFLKEKGIAIEAWSPLMQGQLLQDPTILALAEKYHKSAAQIILRWHVQNEIIVIPKSIKEERIASNADLFDFELSTEDLALIDQLDNGTRVGPHPDTFFFE; this comes from the coding sequence ATGATTCATTCATTAACAGATACAGTTTTACTAAATAATGGCGTAAAAATGCCTGGTTTTGGCTTAGGTGTATTTCAAGTAAGCAACGAAGATACGATTTTTTCTGTTCAAAAAGCCATTGAAGCAGGTTACATCAGCATCGATACTGCACAAATCTACGGCAACGAAGAAGGTGTTGGGGAAGGGATTCGCCGCGGCTTAGCAGCTACTGGAAAAAAACGCGAAGACTTATTCATTACGACTAAAATTTGGAATCACCAATTAGACTACGATCAAACGATTACCGCATTTAACGAAAGCCTGTTAAAATTGGGATTAGATTATGTAGACTTATATTTGATCCATTGGCCTGGAAACAATGAGTTCTTGACTCCTTGGAAAGCAATGGAGGATCTATATGCCGCTGGAAAAATCAAAGCAATCGGTGTGAGTAACTTTGAGATCCATCATTTGGAAACCTTACTTGAAGCAGCAAAAGTCATTCCTGTATTGAACCAAGTTGAGCTTCATCCAAGAATGGCTCAAAAAGAAATGCGCAGCTTTTTAAAAGAAAAAGGCATTGCTATTGAAGCGTGGTCTCCATTGATGCAGGGACAACTACTACAAGATCCAACGATTTTGGCTCTTGCCGAAAAATATCATAAATCAGCCGCTCAAATCATTTTAAGATGGCACGTTCAAAATGAAATTATCGTCATTCCTAAATCGATCAAAGAAGAGCGTATCGCCAGTAATGCAGATCTGTTTGATTTTGAATTATCGACAGAGGACTTAGCGTTGATCGATCAGCTGGATAATGGCACCAGAGTGGGACCGCATCCAGATACTTTCTTTTTTGAATAG
- a CDS encoding winged helix-turn-helix transcriptional regulator, whose amino-acid sequence MENVQTIVEKEYNIGVEVTVDVIGGKWKPIILCNLRHQVMRTSELLRAIPKISQKMLTQQLRELEQDNIIDRKVYNQIPPKVEYSLSEYGESLGEILDLLCSWGEKHAEVLIDNGEAIRLNCDNFK is encoded by the coding sequence ATGGAAAACGTACAAACTATCGTTGAAAAAGAATACAACATTGGCGTAGAAGTTACTGTAGATGTGATTGGAGGAAAATGGAAACCGATCATTCTATGCAACTTAAGACATCAGGTGATGAGGACGAGCGAATTGCTTCGGGCGATTCCTAAAATCTCGCAGAAAATGTTGACCCAACAATTACGTGAATTAGAACAGGACAATATCATCGATCGTAAGGTATACAATCAAATTCCGCCTAAAGTTGAATACAGCTTAAGTGAATATGGAGAATCCTTAGGAGAAATCCTTGATCTGCTTTGTTCCTGGGGCGAAAAACATGCGGAAGTTTTGATCGATAATGGTGAAGCGATCCGCCTTAATTGCGACAATTTTAAATAA